A stretch of DNA from Pseudomonas sp. HN11:
CCGGAGTAGTCCACCGCGTTGACGCCGATAAAAATGTCGCGAGCGTTAAGCACTTCTGCCCAACCGAGCGCCAGGGACAGGAATACCGTGTTACGCGCCGGCACGTAAGTTACTGGAATGCCTTCGCTGGGTGCTTCCGGCACATCGATGCTGCTGTCGGTAAGCGCGGAGCCGCCGATACCGTTGAGGTTCAGGCCGATCACTTTGTGTTCGACCACGCCCCTGTCACGGGCGACACGAGCGGCGGCGTTCAGCTCGGCGCGGTGACGCTGGCCGTAGTCGAAGCTCATGGTGTAGCAGCTGTAGCCTTGTGCCTGCGCCATGGCAACCACCGTGGCGGAGTCGAGGCCGCCAGACAGCAGAATTACCGCGCGTTTCTGGTCCATTGTTTGTTCAGTCATATCAGCGTCCGGGCTCGTCGTTCCAAAGGTATTTATGCAACTGCAATTGCAGGCGCACCGGCAGATTGTCCGCAACCACCCAATCGGCGAGATCGCGTGCGTTGAGGTCATGGTGGCTAGGCGAGAACAGTACTTCGCCTGCACGGCGGTCCAGCCCGTATTGAATCAGCTTGGAGTTCGCCCAATCGTAGTCGTCACGCGAACAGATAACGAACTTGACCTGATCGTTGGCCGTCAGCAGCTCAATGTTCTCGTAGCGATTACGGTGCGCTTCCTTGGAGTCCGGAGTCTTGAGGTCGACCACACGGCTTACACGGGGATCGACTGCCGAGATGTCCAAGGCACCACTGGTCTCCAGCGAAACCTCGTAGCCGGCATCACACAGCTGCTTGAGCAAAGGGATCGCATTGGGCTGGGCCAGCGGCTCACCGCCGGTCACGCAGACGTAGCGTGGTTTGTAGCCCGCGACCTGCTCCAGGATGTCATCGAGGGTGCGCACCGTGCCGCCACTGAAGGCGTAGGCGCTGTCGCAGTATTGGCAACGCAAGGGGCAACCGGTCAGGCGCACAAAGACTGTGGGCAGGCCGGCCGTTCGCGTTTCACCCTGCAACGAGTAAAAAACTTCGGTAATACGTAATGTGTCTTGCATAGTCGCCACGGGCGTAACAGCTAAACAGGCTGTCCGCCTCCGTCAGGCACTTTGAGGGACCCGCCAACGCGTAGACCCCAAAAAGCGTGTTTCATAAAAGGGCGTGGATTCTAACGAAAAAACCCGCGCCAGGCGCGGGTTTCTTCTAAACGGGTGGCATCGCTTACAAGCGCTGCAGGTCCCGCTGGGCCAACTGAGCAGCGGAGGTGCCCGGATACTGGGCCACAACCTGCTGCAGAATGCCTTTGACCTTGTCGGTATGACCCAGGCGGCGTTCTACGTCAGCAAGTTTGTACAGCGAATCCGGCACCTTGGCGTGCTTGGGGTACAGCTGGCTGACCTTGGCAAATGCCTGGCCTGCCCCCTGTAGGTCACCCTTGGCGAGGTTGACTTCGCCCAACCAGTATTGGGCATTGCCCGCGTACTGGCTGTTCGGGTATTTGCGCAGGAAAGCGGTAAATGCCTGGCTGGCCTTATCGAAATCCTTGGCTTTGATCAGGTCGAAAGCTGCATCGTAATACAGCTTTTCCTTCGCCGGATCACCCGGTTCACTGCTCGCGGCAGGGGCTTGGCTGGCAGCCGCCCCTACTGCTGCACCACCGGCAGCAGCGCTTGGCGCGCCACCGGCAGAAGAATTATCAGGAGTTGCGGCAGGTTGAACGCCGGCTCCAATGCGTCGATCAAGATCCTGGTAACGCTCCAGGCCTTCTTGCTTCAGCTGGTTCACTTGATTCTGCAGTACTTCAATGGCGCCCTGTTGCTGCGCGATTTGATCCTGCATGCGTTGCAGCTGGTTGAACAGTTCGCCCTGTGCCGAGGGAGCGGACGTAGCCGCCCCCCCCGCATAGGCGCCGTTCGTGCCATAACCCGCTGGCGGATAGCTGCTCCCGCTATTGTTATAGCCAGAGTTGCTATCTTCCACAGGAACCGCAGCCCACACCGCAAGCGGTGCGAGGCTGAGAGCCAATACAGTTAGAGCACGACGGCACGTTCGCATGACGAATTACTTACGCAGTTCGACGCGACGGTTTTGAGCCCAGGACTGCTCGTCGTGGCCAGTAGCAACTGGACGCTCTTTACCGTAGGAAACCAGTTCCAGTTGGCCTGGAGCAACACCTTGCAGTACCAGGTAGCGCTGAACGGCTTTCGCACGACGCTCGCCCAGTGCCATGTTGTACTCACGAGTACCACGTTCGTCAGTGTTACCTTCCAGAACAACGCGAGCGCCGTTAGCTTTCAGGTCCTTCGCGTGAACGTCCAGAGCGCGCATGGCTTCTGGTTTCAGGTCCGAACTGTCGTATTCGAAGTAGAAAGTGGTGATAGCGCGCAGAGCAGCTTCTTCGCTCAGGGAGCCGTCAACCGCACCAGTGTTAGCGCCGTAACCAGCGTTTGGATCAACAGCTGCGCCTTCACCGGCATTGTCGCCGCCTTTAGACGAGCAACCAACGGCTACGGACAGAGCCAGAGCCAGAGCAGCAAACTTACCAAACTTCAGCATTTCCATCGTGAAACTCCTAATGAACCCCAGTGTGTTAAGTACTTCTTTTTGTAGCGCCGCGTCAGTTCAGGTAAGGGGACCAGGATGGTTCTCTGACTTCGCCTTGTGCGGTAGGAAGTGGGAGCCTTACGCGTCCATTTATGGACACGAGCATCAAGACTCCCCGGCCCTGCTGGCGGGTGGCGTAGATTACCATGGTGCCGTTGGGCGCAACAGTGGCTGACTCATCAAGGTTGGTATCTGTAAGGATTTTTACGGTTCCGCGCTGCAAATCCTGGGCCGCAACCCGGAAATTAGTGAAACCATCCTGACGGTGAATCATCACCAACGTCTTTTCATCGGCCGACAGTTTAGGGTTGGCATTGTAGTTACCGATAAAAGTAACTCGCTCTGCACCACCACCATTCACGTTCGCCTTATAGACCTGCGGCTTGCCGCCTCGGTCAGAGGTGAAGTAGATGGTCGAACCATCCTTGCCCCAGAACGGTTCGGTATTGATACCCGGGCCGCTGGTTACGCGGGAGATCTGGCGCGAGGCCATGTTCATCACGTAGATATCCGGGTTGCCATCTTTGGACAGCACAAATGCCAGGCGAGAACCATCCGGCGACCAGGCCGGTGCACCGTTAAGGCCTTCAAAGTTGGTGATCTGCTCACGACGGCCAGTATCAATGTGCTGGACGAAGATACGCGGACGCTTCTGCTCAAAAGACACATAGGCAATCCGCTTGCCGTCCGGCGCAAAGCGCGGCGACAGAATCGGCTCCCGGGATTGCAGCAAGGTCACAGCCCGTGCACCGTCGTAGTCCGAGCGCTGCAGAGTGTAACGAGTATTGTCCACGGAGAAACGTTCAGCCGTTACGTACAGCAGACGCGTCGAGAACGCACCCTTGATGCCGGTAAGCTTTTCAAACGACTGGTCCGAGATATAGTGGGCCATGTCGCGAATCTGCTCGGCAGTGCCCGACACATTGCCAGTCAGAACCTGCTGCTCAGTCGCCACGTTGAACAAGGTGTAGGTGATTTGCAGACGACCACCGGCCGGCGTGATATTGCCGACCATCAGATACTGCGCGCCCACCGCTTTCCAATCACGGAACACGACTTCGCTGGCCTGGTTTGGCTGGCTGATCATGTTACCTTTTGGAATCGGCGCGTAGTAACCGGAGTTGCGCAGGTCGTCGCTGACGATCTGGGCCATGTCATCCGGCAACACGCTACCGCCCTGCCAGCCGAACGGTACTACGGCGATCGGGGTGGCCCGATCGCTACCGCTGGTGACCAGGATGTTCTTTTCATCCGCCGCCGCTATCCCTGCCATAAAGCAAATAACGACAAGCATTCCTCGAAGAAGGTTTCTCACAAGGCTAGATCCTCAGGTGTGAATGTCATCTTGAATGAACGATAGGGAGCGAAGTCGCTTGGTTTCATTCCCTGCATCTCGGTCAACCGGCCAATGTTCTTGACTGCGGCAACCGCCGAACTGTCGAACGAACCGTCACCACTGGACTTGGACACGCTGACCGAAGTCACCGTG
This window harbors:
- the queC gene encoding 7-cyano-7-deazaguanine synthase QueC: MDQKRAVILLSGGLDSATVVAMAQAQGYSCYTMSFDYGQRHRAELNAAARVARDRGVVEHKVIGLNLNGIGGSALTDSSIDVPEAPSEGIPVTYVPARNTVFLSLALGWAEVLNARDIFIGVNAVDYSGYPDCRPEFVESFERMANLATKAGVEGQGFRILAPLQNLSKADIVKAGVGLGVDYSLTVSCYQADDDGRACGKCDSCRLRAEGFEAAGITDPTRYF
- the queE gene encoding 7-carboxy-7-deazaguanine synthase QueE; this encodes MQDTLRITEVFYSLQGETRTAGLPTVFVRLTGCPLRCQYCDSAYAFSGGTVRTLDDILEQVAGYKPRYVCVTGGEPLAQPNAIPLLKQLCDAGYEVSLETSGALDISAVDPRVSRVVDLKTPDSKEAHRNRYENIELLTANDQVKFVICSRDDYDWANSKLIQYGLDRRAGEVLFSPSHHDLNARDLADWVVADNLPVRLQLQLHKYLWNDEPGR
- the ybgF gene encoding tol-pal system protein YbgF, with translation MRTCRRALTVLALSLAPLAVWAAVPVEDSNSGYNNSGSSYPPAGYGTNGAYAGGAATSAPSAQGELFNQLQRMQDQIAQQQGAIEVLQNQVNQLKQEGLERYQDLDRRIGAGVQPAATPDNSSAGGAPSAAAGGAAVGAAASQAPAASSEPGDPAKEKLYYDAAFDLIKAKDFDKASQAFTAFLRKYPNSQYAGNAQYWLGEVNLAKGDLQGAGQAFAKVSQLYPKHAKVPDSLYKLADVERRLGHTDKVKGILQQVVAQYPGTSAAQLAQRDLQRL
- the pal gene encoding peptidoglycan-associated lipoprotein Pal, with translation MEMLKFGKFAALALALSVAVGCSSKGGDNAGEGAAVDPNAGYGANTGAVDGSLSEEAALRAITTFYFEYDSSDLKPEAMRALDVHAKDLKANGARVVLEGNTDERGTREYNMALGERRAKAVQRYLVLQGVAPGQLELVSYGKERPVATGHDEQSWAQNRRVELRK
- the tolB gene encoding Tol-Pal system beta propeller repeat protein TolB; translation: MLVVICFMAGIAAADEKNILVTSGSDRATPIAVVPFGWQGGSVLPDDMAQIVSDDLRNSGYYAPIPKGNMISQPNQASEVVFRDWKAVGAQYLMVGNITPAGGRLQITYTLFNVATEQQVLTGNVSGTAEQIRDMAHYISDQSFEKLTGIKGAFSTRLLYVTAERFSVDNTRYTLQRSDYDGARAVTLLQSREPILSPRFAPDGKRIAYVSFEQKRPRIFVQHIDTGRREQITNFEGLNGAPAWSPDGSRLAFVLSKDGNPDIYVMNMASRQISRVTSGPGINTEPFWGKDGSTIYFTSDRGGKPQVYKANVNGGGAERVTFIGNYNANPKLSADEKTLVMIHRQDGFTNFRVAAQDLQRGTVKILTDTNLDESATVAPNGTMVIYATRQQGRGVLMLVSINGRVRLPLPTAQGEVREPSWSPYLN